One Pseudomonas sp. MM213 genomic window, TGCAGCTGTATTGCGCCTTCCTGGTGCTGAACATGTTGCTGACCCAGGCGGTCGGCGCGGCGAACCCGCTGACGCCGTTCGCCTGGGTGGTGATTGTGATTTCGCTGCACAAGGGCGCATTCCATGCCGAAGCCTTGCGAGCCGGCATCGAGGCGGTGCCGAGTGTGACGCTGGAAGCGGCCAGTTCCCTGGCGTTCAACGCTCGGCAGTTGTTGTGGAACGTGCAACTGCCGCTGGCCTTGCGCTTCGCCTTGCCATCGTTGATCAACAACCTGATCGACCTGGTGAAGATGACCGCCGTCGCCTCGGCGATTGCCGTGGGCGATATCACCTACGCGTCGATCATGATCTGGACCCAGAGCGATAACGTGCTGGAACTGATGATCCTGATTCTGAGCTTTTTCGGTCTGCTGAGTTTTATCGTCAATTGTGTGGGGCGCTACCTGGAAGCGCGCCTGAGGATGCCCGGCTATGGCCATTGAATCGTCCGTCACCGCGCCGGTGACCTGGCCGCGGCGGCACGTCGGCAAATTGTTGCTGCTGATCTGCGTTGTGCTCGGGTTGCTGTGGTTGGCCCCGCAAAGCCCGGTGCTCAAGGCGCTGCTGCAATGGTCACCAGCCCTGGCCGTGGGCTTCGGGCAAAACATTCTGATCAGTCTGGTCGCCATTGCTCTGGGTTCGGTGCTGGGGTTGCTGGTGGGCGCACTGGCGTTGTCGCCGCTGCGTCTGCTGCGTTTCCCGGCACGGATCTGGGTGCAGATTTTCCGCAATGCGCCGTGGCTGGTGCTGATCTATTTCACCACCTATGTGTTCCCGTTCGAGATCAAGATCGGCAGCGCCTACGTCTCGTTCCCCGACTGGGTCAAGGTGACCATCGGCCTGGCCTTGCCGGCAAGTGCCAACGTCGCGGAAATCTTCCGTGGCGCCATTGCTTCGATTCCGAGCACGCAGTGGGAAGCGGCCCGTTCGCTGGCGTTCACACGTGGGCAGATTTTCCGCTCGATCATCCTGCCCCAGTGCTTCAAACGCATGTTGCCGCCGTGGATGAACCTGTATGCGGTGATCACCATGGGCACGGCGCTGGCCTCGCTGGTGGGTGTGCATGACGTGATCGACACCGCGCAGATCGCCAGCAACACCGTGAACATGACCGGCTTCACCGTGGTGATTTACCTGAGCCTGCTGGTGCTGTTCTTCGCTTATTGCTACCCGATTTCCCGTCTCACCCAACGCCTGGAGCGACGTTATGCCTTCTACTGAAACCGTCGCCGAGCCTCTGGTCAGCCTGCGCGATTTGCACCTGTCGTTCGCCAGTAACCCGGTGCTCAAAGGCATCGACCTCGACGTTCATCGTGGGCAGGCGGTGTCGATCATCGGCCCCTCCGGTTCCGGCAAATCGACCATCCTGCGCTGCATCACCGGGTTGTTGCAGCCCCAACGCGGCAGCATCCGCGTCGGCACCACCGAGGTGCACACGCTGGCGCAGGAAGCCCAGCGCATCGAGTTGCGCAAGCGCGTGGGGTTTGTCTTTCAGCAGTACAACCTGTTCCCGCATTTGTCGGTGCTGGAAAACCTGGTGATTGCGCCGCGCAAGGTGTTGGGGCG contains:
- a CDS encoding amino acid ABC transporter permease, which translates into the protein MSHWLELFVRWSAGFGLNYSFLLDAYQRGTLVQGALTTVLLCLFTIVGSLLAGVGLAAMLTSGKPWLAKPARVFVEVTRNTPTLVQLYCAFLVLNMLLTQAVGAANPLTPFAWVVIVISLHKGAFHAEALRAGIEAVPSVTLEAASSLAFNARQLLWNVQLPLALRFALPSLINNLIDLVKMTAVASAIAVGDITYASIMIWTQSDNVLELMILILSFFGLLSFIVNCVGRYLEARLRMPGYGH
- a CDS encoding amino acid ABC transporter permease, which encodes MAIESSVTAPVTWPRRHVGKLLLLICVVLGLLWLAPQSPVLKALLQWSPALAVGFGQNILISLVAIALGSVLGLLVGALALSPLRLLRFPARIWVQIFRNAPWLVLIYFTTYVFPFEIKIGSAYVSFPDWVKVTIGLALPASANVAEIFRGAIASIPSTQWEAARSLAFTRGQIFRSIILPQCFKRMLPPWMNLYAVITMGTALASLVGVHDVIDTAQIASNTVNMTGFTVVIYLSLLVLFFAYCYPISRLTQRLERRYAFY